Genomic window (Candidatus Wallbacteria bacterium):
GCATATCGATCTTTACTGCAAGCTGTTAGGTTACAACCTCCTGCTCCTGGGTGAATACAGGAATGATGCCGATGCGGTCCAGGGAAACCGGGAAATATTGGAGGAAAACTGTAAAACCCTGGCAGAAGTGAGGGACTTGGCAGGTAAAAAATACCGCATTGAACGGATCGTCATGCCCCAGTATAAGGAAAGTCAATTTCAAGGTTATGTTACCACCCTCAGTTACGTGAACTCTCTGATCGTGAACAGGAAGATCCTTGTGCCTGTGTATAACATACCCACTGACGAGGAAGCGCTTGAAACTTACCGCAGGCTCATGCCAGGTTATACGGTAAAAGGCTTTGATTGCAGCAAGATCATCGAGGGGGGCGGGGCCATCCATTGCATTACGAATAACGTGTATTCAGGCAACACGGCCATGATTAATGAGCTGGAACGCCTCTCGGTACGGGCCACCGGCCTCTGACCGGATGTTGATAACTTTTTTCCGGAAGATATCTTGGAAGTATGGAGTAGGGAGGGTGCATGAAGAACAGTATCTGTTTTCTCCTGTTTTTCTCTTTTTCACTCAATGCTCTTCAAGCAGAAACTCAAACCTTATGTCTTTCATACAGCCAGAAAATGGATATCTATGCCAGGGCACTTCAGGAAGCCACTCTGGACGGCAATTCCTACCGCGTCTCAGTAAAAGCGATACCGCAGGCCCTGATTGATGACACAGCATTGCAGGACAGGAAAGATAATCTGGCCAGGGAGGCCAGGGAATTCTCTGCCCGGCTGGCGGAAGATTACAGGAAGTCAGGACGGCAGACCTTCACCCCGGTGCTCCCGAAGCCAGTCCAGCTCCCAAAAGAGTTCGATCAACGGGATGCAGGGATCATTTCCACTCCCAAAAACCAGGGTAACTTCGGCAACTGCTGGTACTTTGCCCTGGCCGGCATCTGCGAGGCTGCAATCGCCAAAGGCTCAGGAAAAATGTACGACCTGTCCGAGCAGTTACTGGTCAACTGTGTGCAAGTCCAGGGCAGTGTGGGCGACGACAAGATATCCCCCTGGGATCTGGTGGTAAACAGGGGCTTCGTGCTGGAATCCGAGTTACCTTATGTGGGAAATGTCGAAACATGCAAAAACCTGCCCTGCATCGAAAAGAATGATTATCTGTTCCGCTTCGTTTTCCCGCTGGACAAGGAAACCCAGGCCCTGCTGGAATCATGGGGTGCAGTCATCGAAGGTAACGGAGTAGTCTGGTACACCAATAAAGGCGAATACGGCATGGTCAACACGACCGGCGAAGACTTCATCAAGCGGGTGATCTTCAATTACGGCGGATGCTGTGTCTATCTCATCTGCGACGAAGCGATCATGAGTTATGAAGGCGGAATTTTCAATCATGTTCCTGACGACTCTGTTCACACTGACCATGCAGTTATGCTGATTGGCTGGAATGACCGGGAAGGATACTGGATCATAAAGAACTCCTGGGGGACAGACTGGGGTGAAGAGGGATACATGCGCCTGAAATACGGATCAGCGAAGATGGAACTCAATGGCGATGGTACGATTTACCGCAGAAGCCAGTTTGACTACAATTACTGAGATCAATTGAAATTTAATATTTCTGCAGCTCTTCCGGCACATACCAGTGAGGAAAATTATAAAAAATGCCTGCAGGAGCCGCCTCGATGCCGTGAAAGCGTTTGCTTACTGCATAAATAATATCAGTGGTATAGAGAAAAGTATAAGGCTGATCCTTATGAATAATAGCCTGAATCTTGTAATATATTTCCTTCAGTTTTATTCTGTCAAATGTGATGCGGCTGAGTTCGCATAACCGGTCAATTTCAGGGTTGCGGTAAGAAATGAAATTAGCTCCTGAGTAACCATTGTTTTTCTCAGGTATCTGCGAAGAATGCCATAATCCGTATGGATCATAACATAAACAGTTTTGCACCCAACCCGAAATGGAAGCTTGAAAGTTATGCTGAAATTCTTGTTCTAAATATTTCGTACCTTCAAGTAATCGGATCTTCACGTCAATCCCTACTGCCTTCCAGTAATCTCTGATGATATCCGCCAAGAGTTTACCACTGGGAGGGACGAGAAGTTCCAGCGTGAATTTCATTCCAGCCTGCTCCAGGATCCCGTCGCCATCTTCGTCTTTCCATCCGGCTGCTGCCAGATTTTTTTTTGATAGTCCCGGATCATAGGGATATGGAGCAAGCGATTTGTCGCAAGCCCAGTGTGTAGGCAGAACTTCAGTTAAGACAGGCTTTCCAAAGCCATAGCGCGCTTTGTCGATGATGCTCTGACGGTCAATGGCGATTGTCAGGGCCTGACGGATATTCCTGTCCTTCAGGATCGGATGGTTCAGGTTATATGCGACACACGAAAAGGCAAA
Coding sequences:
- a CDS encoding C1 family peptidase; the protein is MKNSICFLLFFSFSLNALQAETQTLCLSYSQKMDIYARALQEATLDGNSYRVSVKAIPQALIDDTALQDRKDNLAREAREFSARLAEDYRKSGRQTFTPVLPKPVQLPKEFDQRDAGIISTPKNQGNFGNCWYFALAGICEAAIAKGSGKMYDLSEQLLVNCVQVQGSVGDDKISPWDLVVNRGFVLESELPYVGNVETCKNLPCIEKNDYLFRFVFPLDKETQALLESWGAVIEGNGVVWYTNKGEYGMVNTTGEDFIKRVIFNYGGCCVYLICDEAIMSYEGGIFNHVPDDSVHTDHAVMLIGWNDREGYWIIKNSWGTDWGEEGYMRLKYGSAKMELNGDGTIYRRSQFDYNY